The region TGGCCGGTGCATCGGCGTGCAATTCGGCGGCCGGATCCGGCTCGTGATGGAGGACATGGATCACCGGACGCCCCTCGGCCCGGAAATCCGCCAACAGCGTCGCGAGCCGATCCGGCGCATCGGCGTTGAGGCAGTCGCGGCCTTGCGCGATGCGGTCGAGCATCAGCATCTGCATGTCGACGACCAGAAGCGCGGTTTTCGTCGTCACTCCCGCGCCCCCATCAGCCGATCAATCCTCGGAATTCGCCTCGGCGCGCGACTTGCCCGCCACGTCGAGGGCCAGCGTCGCCGCCATGAAGGCATCCAGATCGCCGTCCAGCACGCCCTGCGTGTCGCTGGTCTCCTCGCCGGTGCGCAGGTCCTTCACCATCTGATAGGGTTGCAGCACATAGGAACGTATCTGGTTGCCCCAGCCGGCATCGCCCTTGGCGTCATGCTGGGCGTTGATCGCGGCGTTGCGGCGATCCAGCTCGGCCTGGTAGAGCCGCGATTTCAGCGCCGCCATCGCGTTCGCCCGGTTCTGGTGCTGCGATTTCTCGGAACTGGTCACCACGATGCCGGTCGGCAGGTGGGTGATCCGCACCGCCGAGTCGGTGGTGTTGACGTGCTGTCCGCCGGCGCCCGACGAGCGATAGGTGTCGATGCGAATCTCGTTATCGGGGATGACGATCTCGATATTGTCGTCCACCACCGGGTAGACCCAGATCGACGAGAACGAGGTATGGCGCCGCGCCGCGCTGTCATAGGGCGAGATGCGCACCAGCCGGTGCACGCCCGATTCCGATTTCAGCCAGCCATAGGCGTTATGCCCAGAGATCTTGTAGGCGGCGCTGCGGATCCCCGCCTCTTCGCCCGCGCTTTCCGACATCAGCTCGACCTCATAGCCCTTCTTCTCGGCCCAACGCACATACATGCGCGCCAGCATCGAGGC is a window of Paracoccus zhejiangensis DNA encoding:
- the prfB gene encoding peptide chain release factor 2, whose amino-acid sequence is MRAETQSTIDAIRKSLTLLGQRMDWETAPHRLEEMNAMIEAGDLWSDPARAQKLMRERQALLDAVETYRRISTDLEANAEMVELAGEEGDAELVAESEANLKALAEMAAQKELEALLNGEADGNDTFLEINAGAGGTESCDWASMLARMYVRWAEKKGYEVELMSESAGEEAGIRSAAYKISGHNAYGWLKSESGVHRLVRISPYDSAARRHTSFSSIWVYPVVDDNIEIVIPDNEIRIDTYRSSGAGGQHVNTTDSAVRITHLPTGIVVTSSEKSQHQNRANAMAALKSRLYQAELDRRNAAINAQHDAKGDAGWGNQIRSYVLQPYQMVKDLRTGEETSDTQGVLDGDLDAFMAATLALDVAGKSRAEANSED